From Cotesia glomerata isolate CgM1 linkage group LG3, MPM_Cglom_v2.3, whole genome shotgun sequence:
attaacaacttgttaattcataaattaataagataaaataaaattcaacgtCTATCTGTCAACTTtctgatttttagttcacCTGATGAAGCTGAAATAAATCAGCGAAGCGTTGCAATTCttataatataacataatttattgtaaaaattcccAAGATTaagttacttaaaaattagtacTTAATAATGGctatagaatattttttcatgtgAGTTTACTTGCAGATAAATACCGTTATGAAGGAATGCGTTTGGGCTTACATGCACGAAAATGTTCCGTCTCCAGCGCTGTTTACTCTGAGCGAAGGTGCAAGTATCGGGTGGAGAGAAGAAGACGTAGATCCTACTTCGACGCCTATCATCCGATTTACCAACACACTAAGACTATTTTTACTCGCAAATATTGCCAAGACTGGTATGCTATACgcgacatttttttataatgaaaacacaaattgagttttagtgtaaatttttgtaaataattatataaatatacatattgtttataaattaataattatgagacatacattaaataatgaataattagctattgaaattttttaaactaaataaaatgacagaaatttaaataaatttgaataaagaggtatgaaatattattttttaataaaatcactcttaaaaatacaagagacaaaattattttaatttgtatcattattaataataatacaggAATGATGGTACCTTAGATGAGTATCTTTCGTTAAGAATTACTCAACAATCTACCCTAAGGTGGGCACCGCGTCCTGTCAAAAATCATGACGAATGCACCGAGagcttaaattttataatatatctatttaataattattaaattgttaaacaaACGTCACAACATAAATGCTGACGAAAGTTATATTGCTGCTACTCCGCGCATTCGCATGAGCTATTGTTTAGCTCGAGTAGAAAAACACCGATTGTCTTAATTGAGACATTCGATCCAACTCTATGTACAATCAAGTCTTGAATTATGGTATGTGTTATTAAATGATCATCAGGAAGACGATCATGCCCCAATTGGCATCAACTCGAGTTTCCTCGAGTCACCTTAACCTGTATcaagattaatttaataagtaaacTAATATAACTGGACGTTAAATCttgtgttattttttttttataaataaacgtCTTTCATAAAACGACAGACCAAAAACACTGCCATTAATATCCAAGCTTGgatcgtttttttttctttttctcttttttttttctttaaataaattatacttaaaatatatcttgattgtaaaaaaaaaaattattcacttttAAAGTCTCTAATTATATTTAGAACAATAACGTGCTCATTCCACCCATTTCACTCTGCTCTTTCACAAAGATTTCGAAGTACTGGTAGATGATTGTTACTGCAAGAAGAATACCAGTACCCGATCCAATAGCTCCCAAGAAATCGGCGAGAACAGAAAGCGCTCCAATACAGAGACCACCGAATGCTGCGGCTGTTGGAATGTAACGATTCAATTCGTGAATCATTGAGTTGTCACGGTGTCCTCTCATTACCATCTGTTGTTCTTTCAGCTGTTTAGCGACCTGTTGCAAACATTCCAATAAGCAAAAATCagtaacaatatttttttttttttttaattaattaaataaataaatagaaaaaaatgctTACGTCTTTAGCGGAGCTTCCAGACACTTCAATCCAGGTCTTGGAGAAGAAAGCACAAGAGCCCAACATGAAGAGAATGTACAAGAACGCGTGAACTGGATCTTGAACAATGTGTCCCACAGATTCAGGTGGCGACAAGTAATAACAAAGACCACCCACAGGATACGATCTAGCCGGACCACCTCCACCAACATCAGACCAAACTCCCAATAAGTTTACAATAATATTTCCGTGGAATTTAACGGCTAACATTTGTGAGATAACGTAAAGATTGGAGACCAACGCTGATTGCAGAATAATTGGGATGTTACTGGTGTAGAAAAGTTTTATTGGGTAGCTACTGTATTGACCACGATACCTGGTCGACTTGATTGGTAGATCAACTCGGAAGCcctaaaataacatttttgttaataaaataatttttgatttattatttaattgtcgAAATAtttatggtaattattttacaagtggGATCAATTCCATTTTAGGCTATAAGTAGgtgaaaaattgacattttcaaatttttttttgattctgcttgtttttacagcatttacgataaaaaatgtcgtgaaaggaaaaaataaagactttgataacttttttaaattcaaaagttagaaaaaaattttggctctcatgtttttggataaaatgtctatttttttttttttgatatattttttttgaaaagtacagaaaaaaaaaagttgaatactacaattttctaaaaaatttataaatttttttgaaaacttgtaaaatttgtttttttaattgttcatttttttatgtacttttcagaaaaaaaaaatatatataaataaaatcaaatagaaatttcgttaaaaaaaataaaaattaaaatagttgaccccacttgtaaatatttacaaaatttatttacctgGAAGTAAATGACTATAGCGAAGACCAAGATGGTGGCGAGTAAGTTCATGAGATTAGGAAGGTTTTGACGGTAGAAAGCTTCTCTTAAGGCTCGTACTTTGTCTGGTTTGGTTGCTACCAGGTGGAACAATGCAATAATCGCACCCTCGAACTCAGTACCACGACCAGTGTTGACCGTAGCCGGAGAAAAGGCCTTCCAAACAATTGTTTCACAGATGTTCGTGGCGATGAAAAGTGAGATACCACTTCCCAAACCGTAACCTTTCTGAAGAAGTTCATCCAACAGCAGTACGATCAAACCAGCGACGAAGAGCTGGATGATGATCAACAGACACACTCCAGCTCCAATTTCAGCTGGGTCACCGTACATACCAGTCATTACATAAACAATTGCTTGTCCAACAGTAATTACCATACCGAATACTGTAAGAtgattacaaaatttaattgttgttttaattatagcaataataaacattaaataaacGAGCCTTACATTTTTGTGCTCCATTGAAGAGCGCTCGGTCTTTTGGTGTGTCGCCTACTTCAATAATTTTAGCTCCGGCAAGCAACTGCATTATCAAGCCAGAAGTTACAATTGGAGAAATACCCAACTCCATCAATGTACCTCTGTTTGACGCAAGAATTACTCTTATCCAGTAGAAAGGATCTGCACTGTCTGAAGACATGATTCCGAAAAGTGgaatctaaaatttaaataataaataatttattgtaaattattttcgaaACATCTGGAATATTTTGTttgttgtttaaataaaaatccagCAACTGGTTATTTAAGTTTTACCTGACAGCACACGAGGAAGATAAAGAGAGTGATTGCAGTCCATAGTACTTTCTCTCTGAATTGAATCTATCAAAaagtaatgataaaataaatattttaaatagtttaatgggataaaattgattaattaaaagaaactaAGCAAGCTATTAATTATCTGATGAacattttaagtaattaatgattCTAGTAAACAACAGTATGTTTGAACTAAAATAATGGAACCCAAAAATAGTTATTCAGCTTACTTTTCTCTGGGGCTTCGCTATTTCCGGCAAAACGCTGCAGAACGGTTTTATCACctccaaaaatttaactgaaaggtaataaaataaattagagttTAGTTATTGATGCATGTTCAATATGTTGATCATCCAAAGCAAAGTAACCAAAAAATGTAAAAGTATGAcagagaaataaataaataataattatttaaataaaatacttactCCCCATGGTGGATCCGTTATTTGGCGAATATTAGCCAACACTATGGGCGAGTAAttaatactttaaataataaatttgacgTAAAATGCCAAGTCGAAAGTCGACTTGGAGTGACTTAGATATATGCGGGTCCTATTCCGCTGGATAATCTCAACTGATGATGAATACGTTCGGCAGGCTAGAAGAACCGACGAATCGGGGCACACTTAAACGACACGTATCAATACGACGTGGTCACGTGACCTGATGATGTTGGCTGACGGCTGCCGGCACGGCATATTTTTTAACCACGAGTACCGTTAGTCCTCCAGAGGGAGCTTTTATAACAAACAGAAATCAAACGCGTGGCGCGAGTATCGCTAATTATATGCGCGCGCAATCCGCGGTTTTACTGCGCATGCGCACATCTTTTTTGCAGAATATTCAAAGTATTCCTTAAAATGTCAGTcttataataatcaaaaaaattttaaatatttaattagccGCTAATTAGCAgataaaaattcagaaattcgaatgataaaaaaatttataaattatatataatttagataaacagtgttatttattgtaaaatattctGACAGGACTATTGCtgataattttcttataaatagtCCCGGTTTCTGTTGCAGGTcagttcaaatttttatattcgtGCAAAAGGatctaataaatataattgataaattttagcttgaagaaaaaaaatgaaaacttttgGAGTTTCATTTATAGTCTTCTTTGTTACTAGTTTCGCGCTAGGACAATGGTAagttttgttcaaaatttaacctTACTGCTATcagattataaatatttagtttaataattataaattaatttaacagtcAGAATAATGTAAAGATCACCAGAATCGCTGGGCCATATGTTTTGGCTGAGGGTCCACACTGGGACTACGAAAGAAATCTTCTCTACTTTGTTGACATTCCGGAGCAAAGAATTTACTGTTATCAACCAACTACCGGGATAATAACTTATACTCACCTAggtattaataaataagtcttaaaaaatatttaaaaactatataatttgttgaatttatttgttgaaattaGAATGTGGACCGGTAGGTGTCGTCGTACCAGTAgctgaaagaagaaatacatTTATTGCGGGTTGCGGTAGAGAATTAGTGCAAGTTTATTGGGATCCACTTACCACCAATAGAAACCCTCGGGTTGAAGTTCTTTCAAGAGTTGACACCGGTGTTCCAGATACAAGATTAAATGATGGAAAAGTCGACCCAAGAGGCAGATTTTGGGCCGGAACAATGCTCATTGGCAGCAGACAGGCTCACCCACCGGATCAAGCTTCATTGTACAGATTCGCATACAATGGTACTCCAACAACAATGATAACTCCAATCAGCCTTAGCAATGGTCTTGTTTGGAGTCATTCCaacaattcattttattatattgacaGTCTTGCATACAACATCGTTGTCTATGACTTCAATGACGCCACTGGTGATATCTGTAAgccaaatataaatatcttttatcattttttataaacaaatattgtcAATAATCTttggataaatattttaatccagCTAATAAACGGACCTTGTTGGATTTCAAGAAAAACAATATAACAGGCATTCCTGATGGCATGACAATTGACAAAGCGGGAAATCTTTGGGTCGCGGTCAACTTCGGTGGTGCaagggtaaaaataaaatgacactgaggttagcagacgtctaaaaatttttgatttttttttttttttttttttctaattaaattacaaataaaacgatatttataaaaaattgcacttatagtttttcaagttttttacatgtgaaattttttttttaattgtttagttgaaattttttcaaaaaaaaaatttctaaaaattttgaaattttgaattttttttcattgaaaaaattattgaaaaaatattaaaaaattaaaaatgtcggctaactttaatattatacttcattttcataaaataaaaatatctttacctaaaatatcaatttaatatGGTAAATTGTTTTCAGGTAATTCAAGTTGATCCAAAAACTGGAAGAGTTTTACGATCAGTTGAAATGCCAGTGACTGAGGTATCCAGTGTTGCTTTTGGTGGCCGTAATAAAGACATTTTGTATGTTACTTCAGCAAGAGACCAACTGAGCGAGTCCCAATTGAGAGAACAACCACTTGCCGGTTCTGTTTTTGCTATTCATGGTCTTGGTGTTTCTGGCTCTCCTATGCTTGCTAGTAGaattatataaacaatatgaTTATATTGATATATTGAGAGTTagcattgaaaaataataatgtttgtACTTACACAATAATGTTTATTGATTATAATCttgctgaataaaaaaattgttatcaaTTGCAGCAACGGATGTGTTTTGTATCTAGCGCGCATTGTCGATAATCTTGTACGTTTGCGTACTTAATCTCTTGAaaggtatttatttatacgacAGACTCTTTGAAGTAACGGCCGCATGAGGGTACCCTGCAAGTTATTTAAGTCTTTCTGTCAGTTTGTTGCATTGAAACGTTGTTTGTTGTATTTTATACATTGTTGACGCTACTTCAAGTGACATCTCATTTGAAAATTCCTTTAGATTGTCTTCTTAGAAGCTGGCTAAAATTCAACTGATAATATGTCACTCAACttgtgaaaatatttatttttagttttatataaattgaataaaaattcattaatttaagagtaatataaattattgaacgaCGTTATCGTTAATTCAGTTTGGAAATTCAATTACATCGATTGTCATGGATGTCAGGTAAACAATTATGCTTGTGTGGTTAGGggaattaatttaagtaaataataatatgtgaattttattaaaagtcagtgatgaaatttaaaataaaaattcaaaaatattttatgccaaaattaagtgaaatttttccattttttttttttttttttgcaaataaatgattaaaaagtatttttaaactagaaaatttgaaaaatttgaacctgtgtttatttaaaatataaaatactcaacttgtttataaaaatgacaaaaattgaCAGGAGCTACTTTTCAAAGTCAtggaaatttttgtttttcttcaaataagttacttaattttaaaaaatatttttataaatgtaacacacgaatatgtaaatatttgataaacatatttatttaccCGGGAATCTTAATAGagttaaaattgaataatttctcTTTTAGACAGTGAAgcgataattttataaatgtcaatactGTGAAGTTCGTTTCTTCCACTCTCGTCTAAGAAGTACTTTAGGATTAagtcataaatattttgttaatgattttttgatggGTAGCGAGTTGTTTTGATTCATTCTCATACACTTTTCTTCGGAAATACTTTTATCTATTTGATTTCGGCAATACTACGCAATACtacgtaaaaaatatatatatatatatacctcTATACTTACTTGTAATTAGCCATCGGTACCCCTCTCTTCTAGGAGAGTTAAGACACTGAGGGCTAATGAAGTGAGGTCATTTGAGTTAGAACATCCCTTGAGCTACAAATCGTGAAATTTCGGTGCACGCGTGtattagtttaaattaaataaatatctaaatttCCATATTAAATCTACTCTATTCACATATACCATTACTTCCCAAAATACCATAttagattttgaatttattacaataaaattgtaaattatatttataaactagTGCAAGCTTTTATCAAGTACTTGTTATCATAATTACCATtccttgttttttttttaacttcaagtTCAATGGCTATTTAAATTACACCGTATGCGTTGAACTTAacaagtttattttaatacttttagtACTGACGCAAAAATCAGCCATGAAtatgtttacattttttataaattatcaatttttgatagcGATGTCCCCGGTCACAGAACGgtacctaaaaaaataaaataatataattaataaaagtgaaagaaaata
This genomic window contains:
- the LOC123260465 gene encoding protein transport protein Sec61 subunit alpha, whose product is MGIKFLEVIKPFCSVLPEIAKPQRKIQFREKVLWTAITLFIFLVCCQIPLFGIMSSDSADPFYWIRVILASNRGTLMELGISPIVTSGLIMQLLAGAKIIEVGDTPKDRALFNGAQKLFGMVITVGQAIVYVMTGMYGDPAEIGAGVCLLIIIQLFVAGLIVLLLDELLQKGYGLGSGISLFIATNICETIVWKAFSPATVNTGRGTEFEGAIIALFHLVATKPDKVRALREAFYRQNLPNLMNLLATILVFAIVIYFQGFRVDLPIKSTRYRGQYSSYPIKLFYTSNIPIILQSALVSNLYVISQMLAVKFHGNIIVNLLGVWSDVGGGGPARSYPVGGLCYYLSPPESVGHIVQDPVHAFLYILFMLGSCAFFSKTWIEVSGSSAKDVAKQLKEQQMVMRGHRDNSMIHELNRYIPTAAAFGGLCIGALSVLADFLGAIGSGTGILLAVTIIYQYFEIFVKEQSEMGGMSTLLF
- the LOC123261481 gene encoding uncharacterized protein LOC123261481, with the protein product MKTFGVSFIVFFVTSFALGQCQNNVKITRIAGPYVLAEGPHWDYERNLLYFVDIPEQRIYCYQPTTGIITYTHLECGPVGVVVPVAERRNTFIAGCGRELVQVYWDPLTTNRNPRVEVLSRVDTGVPDTRLNDGKVDPRGRFWAGTMLIGSRQAHPPDQASLYRFAYNGTPTTMITPISLSNGLVWSHSNNSFYYIDSLAYNIVVYDFNDATGDISNKRTLLDFKKNNITGIPDGMTIDKAGNLWVAVNFGGARVIQVDPKTGRVLRSVEMPVTEVSSVAFGGRNKDILYVTSARDQLSESQLREQPLAGSVFAIHGLGVSGSPMLASRIMSPKGIKFERIDGPYMCAEGPHWDHENNRLYYVDIIGHKILSYNPATRKVTHAYLKCGSVGFAIPAANKRNTFITACGTNLIQVTWDPATDDLDPKVQFISQVDVGVSDTRFNDAKVDPAGRLWAGTMGEKDGLPVSGKGSLYRFDYDGTPKKMISPVDISNGLVWSLNKDSFYYIDSFAYVIDVYDYDDATGDISNKRTLFDIKANNITGIADGMTIDKTGNLWIANHSGGTVFQIDSKTGKLLRTIKMPMRDATSVAFGGPDKDVLYVTSSKDKMPEDLLKQQPLAGSVVAVYGLGASGLPMVPCKINLK